A region from the Cystobacter ferrugineus genome encodes:
- a CDS encoding DUF2760 domain-containing protein: protein MTDQPSLSFFARLWLALVCFWRIWLDRSFAQAVLPVREADRAGKLPAGIPVSEPAPTQPAPPPPAPAAPPPEREHASALQFLAMLQREGRLVDFLQEDVAAFPDEDVGAAARIVHEGCRKVLRQYLALEPVLPQNEGDTVQVPAGFDAQRIRLTGNVAGQPPYSGSLKHKGWVITSVKFPSTSPALDPRVVAPAEVELS, encoded by the coding sequence ATGACCGACCAGCCCTCGCTCTCGTTCTTCGCCCGTCTGTGGCTCGCCCTCGTGTGCTTCTGGCGAATCTGGCTCGATCGCTCGTTCGCCCAGGCCGTGTTGCCAGTGCGCGAGGCCGACCGGGCCGGCAAGCTGCCGGCGGGTATCCCCGTCTCCGAGCCGGCGCCCACGCAGCCCGCTCCGCCTCCCCCGGCGCCCGCCGCCCCGCCCCCCGAGCGGGAGCACGCCTCGGCCCTCCAGTTCCTGGCCATGCTGCAGCGCGAGGGCCGGCTCGTCGACTTCCTCCAGGAGGACGTGGCCGCCTTCCCTGATGAGGACGTGGGCGCCGCCGCGCGCATCGTCCACGAGGGGTGCCGCAAGGTGCTGCGCCAGTACCTCGCCCTGGAGCCCGTGCTCCCCCAGAACGAGGGCGACACGGTGCAGGTGCCCGCCGGCTTCGACGCCCAGCGCATCCGCCTCACCGGCAACGTGGCCGGTCAGCCGCCCTACTCCGGCTCGCTCAAGCACAAGGGCTGGGTCATCACCTCCGTGAAGTTCCCCTCCACCAGTCCGGCCTTGGATCCGCGGGTGGTCGCGCCCGCCGAAGTCGAGCTGTCCTGA
- a CDS encoding ABC transporter permease gives MNAHASSLSDTSLSPEPRLERVEPLAPARAVRAPSALALQWATVRVLLSRDVVRFFRQPSRVVGALAQPILFWFVIGAGFSGSFRVEGAQGLDYQRFSFPGVVAMVLLFSAIFATISVIEDRREGFLQSVLAGPGSRLSVVLGKALGSSAIALLQASLFLLFAPLAGVSAATVNVPLLLAVMGLSALALTCMGIALAWWVRSTAGYHAVMSVVLLPMWVLSGSLFPLNGASPVLAWVMRLNPLRFAVEGLRRALYGAEASLALGSTSAGLELPVLLVFAAVFTGLAAFSISRRE, from the coding sequence ATGAACGCTCACGCCTCCTCCCTCTCCGACACCTCCCTGTCCCCCGAGCCCCGGCTCGAGCGGGTGGAGCCGCTCGCCCCCGCGCGGGCCGTGCGTGCGCCGAGCGCGCTCGCGCTCCAGTGGGCCACGGTGCGCGTGCTGCTCTCGCGTGACGTGGTGCGCTTCTTCCGTCAGCCCAGCCGGGTGGTGGGCGCGCTCGCCCAGCCCATCCTCTTCTGGTTCGTCATCGGCGCGGGCTTCTCCGGCTCCTTCCGCGTGGAGGGGGCCCAGGGCCTGGACTACCAGCGCTTCTCCTTCCCGGGCGTGGTCGCCATGGTGCTGCTCTTCAGCGCCATCTTCGCCACCATCTCCGTCATCGAGGATCGGCGCGAGGGCTTCCTCCAGTCCGTGCTGGCGGGGCCCGGCTCGCGCCTGTCGGTGGTGCTGGGCAAGGCGCTGGGCTCCTCGGCCATCGCGCTCCTGCAGGCCTCGCTCTTCCTGCTCTTCGCGCCCCTGGCCGGCGTGTCGGCCGCCACGGTGAACGTGCCCCTGTTGCTGGCGGTGATGGGGCTGTCCGCCCTGGCCCTCACCTGCATGGGCATCGCGCTCGCGTGGTGGGTGCGCTCCACCGCCGGCTACCACGCCGTCATGAGCGTCGTGCTGCTGCCCATGTGGGTGCTCTCCGGCTCCCTCTTCCCGCTCAACGGCGCCAGTCCCGTGCTGGCGTGGGTGATGCGCCTCAACCCCCTGCGCTTCGCCGTCGAGGGACTGCGGCGCGCGCTCTACGGCGCCGAGGCCTCGCTCGCCCTGGGCTCGACGTCCGCCGGGCTCGAACTGCCCGTGCTGCTCGTCTTCGCCGCCGTCTTCACGGGACTGGCCGCGTTCAGCATCAGCCGCCGGGAATGA
- the cyoE gene encoding heme o synthase, with product MIARAVSSPNLASDLISLTKPRLSGLVLATAAGGMWLAPGALTVPRMLVTLLATAGTVGAANALNCYWERHSDRFMARTSNRPLPSGRMEPHVALAFGVGLAAVCLPALALGANPLTALLGLVALLSYVLVYTPLKAHSSIAMLVGAVPGALPPLMGWTSVTGHIDAGGYVLFSILFLWQIPHFIAIALFRHDEYAAAGLKSVPIERGEDSSRLQIVLYLVALVPMSLLPFQLGIAGGWYLAAAVLLGLSFLGLGAAGLFRRLGRAWARQTFLFSLLYLTGLFAAMMLDSGGHG from the coding sequence GTGATTGCGCGTGCCGTGAGTTCGCCGAACCTGGCCTCGGATCTGATTTCCCTCACCAAGCCGAGGCTGTCGGGCCTGGTGCTCGCCACGGCCGCGGGTGGCATGTGGTTGGCCCCCGGAGCGCTGACGGTGCCGCGCATGCTGGTGACGCTCCTGGCCACCGCCGGCACCGTGGGCGCCGCCAACGCGCTCAACTGCTACTGGGAGCGCCACAGCGACCGCTTCATGGCGCGCACGAGCAACCGCCCCCTGCCCTCCGGGCGCATGGAGCCCCACGTCGCGCTCGCCTTCGGGGTGGGGCTCGCCGCGGTGTGCCTGCCGGCGCTCGCCCTGGGCGCCAACCCCCTCACCGCGCTGCTGGGCCTCGTGGCGCTGCTCAGCTACGTGCTCGTGTACACGCCGCTCAAGGCCCACTCCTCCATCGCCATGCTGGTGGGCGCGGTGCCCGGGGCGCTCCCCCCGCTCATGGGCTGGACGTCCGTCACGGGGCACATCGACGCGGGCGGCTACGTCCTCTTCTCCATCCTCTTCCTCTGGCAGATCCCCCACTTCATCGCCATCGCCCTGTTCCGCCACGACGAGTACGCGGCGGCCGGGCTCAAGTCCGTTCCCATCGAGCGGGGCGAGGACTCGAGCCGCTTGCAGATCGTCCTCTACCTCGTGGCGCTGGTGCCCATGAGCCTCTTGCCCTTCCAGCTCGGCATCGCCGGGGGGTGGTACCTCGCCGCCGCGGTGCTCCTGGGCCTGTCCTTCCTCGGCCTGGGCGCGGCGGGGCTCTTCCGGCGCCTGGGAAGGGCCTGGGCGCGTCAGACGTTCCTGTTCAGCCTGCTGTACCTGACCGGCCTTTTCGCCGCGATGATGCTCGACAGCGGGGGACATGGTTGA
- a CDS encoding tetratricopeptide repeat protein: MSTSPSKTLSPAELAKLEHAFASDPSSEAYKPLAEAYLASGRFMEAMVVCKKGVKAHPNRADPRLLLARVYQDQGKDKKALEEVLGALQAHPTDKATLRMAGALQLKTGEADAGKANLLKAYEADPTDPDTLAVMQQYKVQPPVAAAPAPAPAPTPAPVAAPAVQAAPAPAATPAPVAAAAPAPAAEPAPRAKAPAAQAARPAAARRPAVVVEDDDVDDDDDAPRKSRKKSGANTNKYITLGLLIAVPVILGGYFVQGRMAAQRNREIKKQLDIATQELKHDSFASYKKACEAADKAIEVAPDSAAAHGYLAYAYAIRWGEHGGGDDARKQAEEHLAAAQKSEEISSHLYAASALIKTYGGKGKEALGELEKQVKSFDEQGKRSSLLYLTLGLIQMNAGDMEHAKDNLEKAQGLSPDDPRIYAALGAVYRRLGQDGIAWKNYDFALRYEKDHPESLLGKSLLMLEQDEPNFGLAAVMLKKLLEADPPPSPRQLAAANVARALLISRVSTAMEKLKPDEQAKLAEATGVPADKEKARQELTKAEDTGFTLDRNSPELFLIKGRRLLAENQYDQAAAEIRKAVKMDGTRAQFYVELAKALMGKPGGEKEASEALVTALKTMGDSPKLLTMLGNAYRRQGKLDDALKTYERSVKDANAKNPEARLAIGSIYRERSEWTKAQESLEKASTEFIGQPDKAAAALLELARVFDGKGDTAKADETYQKALNADENYAPAYYFYAAFLSKDKKQAPKAKALAQEYVKREPKGEYVAQAQAL, translated from the coding sequence ATGTCCACCTCCCCATCAAAGACGTTGAGCCCGGCCGAGCTCGCGAAGCTGGAGCATGCCTTCGCGTCCGACCCTTCTTCCGAAGCCTACAAGCCCCTCGCCGAGGCGTATCTCGCCTCCGGCCGTTTCATGGAGGCGATGGTCGTCTGCAAGAAAGGGGTGAAGGCACACCCCAATCGAGCCGATCCCCGCCTCCTCCTTGCTCGCGTCTACCAGGACCAGGGCAAGGACAAGAAAGCCCTCGAAGAGGTGCTGGGTGCGCTGCAGGCACATCCCACCGACAAGGCGACGCTGCGCATGGCGGGCGCCCTGCAGCTCAAGACCGGTGAAGCCGACGCCGGCAAGGCCAACCTGCTCAAGGCCTACGAGGCGGATCCCACGGATCCGGACACGTTGGCGGTGATGCAGCAGTACAAGGTGCAGCCGCCCGTGGCCGCCGCCCCCGCGCCGGCCCCCGCGCCCACGCCCGCTCCCGTGGCGGCTCCGGCCGTCCAGGCCGCCCCCGCCCCGGCCGCCACGCCCGCTCCGGTGGCCGCCGCTGCGCCCGCTCCGGCCGCCGAGCCCGCTCCTCGCGCCAAGGCCCCCGCCGCCCAGGCCGCGCGTCCGGCGGCCGCCCGCCGTCCCGCCGTGGTCGTCGAGGACGATGACGTCGATGACGATGACGACGCGCCCCGCAAGTCGCGCAAGAAGAGCGGCGCCAACACGAACAAGTACATCACCCTCGGTCTGCTCATCGCGGTGCCGGTGATCCTGGGCGGCTACTTCGTCCAGGGCCGCATGGCCGCGCAGCGCAACCGGGAAATCAAGAAGCAGCTCGACATCGCCACCCAGGAGCTCAAGCACGACTCCTTCGCCTCCTACAAGAAGGCGTGCGAGGCGGCGGACAAGGCCATCGAGGTCGCTCCCGACTCGGCCGCCGCCCACGGCTATCTCGCGTACGCCTACGCCATCCGCTGGGGTGAGCACGGCGGCGGGGACGACGCGCGGAAGCAGGCCGAGGAGCACCTGGCGGCCGCCCAGAAGAGCGAGGAGATCAGCTCGCACCTGTACGCCGCTTCCGCCCTCATCAAGACCTACGGCGGCAAGGGCAAGGAGGCGCTCGGCGAGCTCGAGAAGCAGGTGAAGAGCTTCGACGAGCAGGGCAAGCGCAGCTCGCTGCTGTACCTCACGCTCGGCCTCATCCAGATGAACGCGGGTGACATGGAGCACGCCAAGGACAACCTGGAGAAGGCCCAGGGCCTGTCGCCGGACGACCCGCGCATCTACGCGGCGCTCGGCGCGGTGTACCGCCGGCTCGGCCAGGATGGCATCGCCTGGAAGAACTACGACTTCGCCCTGCGCTACGAGAAGGATCACCCCGAGTCCCTGCTCGGCAAGTCCCTGCTGATGCTCGAGCAGGACGAGCCGAACTTCGGCCTGGCCGCGGTGATGCTCAAGAAGCTGCTGGAGGCGGATCCTCCGCCGTCCCCGCGCCAGCTCGCGGCGGCCAACGTGGCGCGCGCGCTGCTCATCTCCCGCGTCTCCACCGCCATGGAGAAGCTCAAGCCCGACGAGCAGGCCAAGCTCGCCGAGGCCACGGGTGTGCCCGCCGACAAGGAGAAGGCGCGCCAGGAGCTGACCAAGGCCGAGGACACCGGCTTCACGCTCGACCGCAACAGCCCCGAGCTCTTCCTCATCAAGGGCCGCCGGCTGCTCGCCGAGAACCAGTATGACCAGGCCGCCGCGGAGATCCGCAAGGCCGTCAAGATGGACGGCACGCGCGCCCAGTTCTACGTGGAGCTGGCCAAGGCCCTCATGGGCAAGCCGGGCGGCGAGAAGGAGGCCTCCGAGGCGCTCGTCACCGCGCTCAAGACCATGGGCGACAGCCCCAAGCTGCTCACCATGCTGGGCAACGCCTACCGCCGCCAGGGCAAGCTGGACGACGCGCTCAAGACGTACGAGCGCTCGGTGAAGGACGCCAACGCGAAGAACCCCGAGGCCCGCCTGGCCATCGGCTCCATCTACCGCGAGCGCTCCGAGTGGACCAAGGCGCAGGAGTCGCTGGAGAAGGCGAGCACCGAGTTCATCGGCCAGCCGGACAAGGCGGCCGCCGCGCTGCTCGAGCTGGCGCGCGTCTTCGATGGCAAGGGCGACACCGCCAAGGCCGACGAGACGTACCAGAAGGCGCTCAACGCGGACGAGAACTACGCCCCGGCCTACTACTTCTACGCGGCGTTCCTCTCCAAGGACAAGAAGCAGGCCCCCAAGGCCAAGGCGCTGGCGCAGGAGTACGTCAAGCGCGAGCCCAAGGGCGAGTACGTGGCGCAGGCCCAGGCGCTGTAG
- a CDS encoding carboxypeptidase regulatory-like domain-containing protein, whose product MKLRTLGIALLGTVGLTALSACKQESPPAPVPAEPPARTQDAAAEGSAAEASPEPEPLTGGGTVQGTITFKGTPPTPAPITPSQDPACQGMPPADQSLQVKAGKLENVLVRVRGLMPLSPRTRPAVVDQKQCSYTPRVQGVAVGQPILIKNSDGTLHNARAIAGTRSIFNVAQPPRGKPVQRTLPAEAEVVRLKCDIHPWMVSWVVVNPNPYFATSNADGAYTIEHLPAGTYTLEAWHEVLGTKTAEITVKEGETTALAFEFSAEDAKGSASSAVK is encoded by the coding sequence ATGAAGTTGCGTACGCTGGGGATCGCGCTGCTGGGCACGGTGGGACTCACGGCTCTGTCCGCCTGCAAGCAGGAGAGCCCTCCCGCGCCCGTTCCGGCGGAGCCGCCCGCGCGGACCCAGGACGCGGCGGCGGAGGGGAGCGCCGCGGAGGCGTCGCCCGAGCCCGAGCCCCTGACGGGAGGCGGCACCGTCCAGGGCACCATCACCTTCAAGGGCACGCCGCCCACGCCCGCCCCCATCACCCCCAGCCAGGATCCGGCCTGCCAGGGCATGCCGCCGGCGGACCAATCCCTCCAGGTGAAGGCGGGCAAGCTGGAGAACGTGCTCGTGCGCGTGCGCGGGTTGATGCCCCTCTCGCCCCGGACACGGCCCGCCGTCGTGGACCAGAAGCAGTGCAGCTACACGCCCCGGGTACAGGGCGTCGCCGTGGGGCAGCCCATCCTCATCAAGAACAGCGACGGCACGCTGCACAACGCGCGGGCCATCGCGGGCACCAGGTCCATCTTCAACGTGGCCCAGCCGCCCCGTGGCAAGCCCGTGCAGCGCACGCTGCCGGCCGAGGCCGAGGTGGTGCGTCTCAAGTGCGACATCCACCCGTGGATGGTGTCCTGGGTGGTGGTGAACCCCAATCCGTACTTCGCCACCTCCAACGCGGACGGGGCCTACACCATCGAGCACCTGCCCGCGGGCACCTACACGCTCGAGGCCTGGCACGAGGTGCTCGGCACCAAGACGGCCGAGATCACGGTGAAGGAGGGCGAGACCACGGCGCTCGCCTTCGAGTTCTCCGCCGAGGACGCCAAGGGCAGTGCGTCGAGCGCGGTGAAGTAG
- a CDS encoding ABC transporter ATP-binding protein: protein MTPAPSAPPVTALSSVPLLQLDGLTRRFKSRVALDGLSLSVRAGEIVGLLGPNGAGKSTTFQVLAGLLAPDSGRVLFEGRPLSLHDPSLRQRLGIIFQRGSLDDLMSARENLLLGARLYGLTGEHAHTRVEQMLRLIGLEARGDERVGTWSGGMRRRLELARALVHQPRVLLMDEPTQGLDEASFRSFWAHLRALRDTEGLTVLLTTHRADEAQICDRLAVLDAGRLVAMDTPAALAARVGGDILILEGREPEALAAEVRGRLGLAARVVEGHVQVETEQGHSLVPRLVEAFPAGRLDAVSLRRPTLADVFLQLTGRTLGADQPTAEPSTRKSRR from the coding sequence ATGACTCCGGCCCCTTCGGCCCCTCCCGTCACGGCGCTCTCGTCCGTGCCCCTGCTCCAGCTCGACGGCCTCACCCGGCGCTTCAAGTCGCGCGTGGCCCTCGATGGCTTGAGCCTGTCGGTGCGCGCGGGAGAGATCGTCGGCCTGCTCGGCCCCAATGGCGCGGGCAAGTCCACCACCTTCCAGGTGCTCGCCGGACTGCTGGCCCCCGACTCGGGCCGCGTCCTCTTCGAGGGGCGCCCCCTGTCACTGCATGATCCCTCGCTGCGCCAGCGCCTGGGCATCATCTTCCAGCGCGGCAGCCTGGATGATCTGATGAGCGCGCGGGAGAACCTCCTGCTCGGCGCCCGGTTGTATGGGCTGACGGGCGAGCACGCCCACACGCGCGTGGAGCAGATGCTCCGGCTCATCGGCCTGGAGGCGCGCGGGGACGAGCGCGTGGGCACCTGGTCGGGGGGGATGCGGCGGCGGCTCGAGCTGGCACGGGCGCTCGTGCACCAGCCCCGCGTGCTCCTCATGGACGAGCCCACCCAGGGGCTCGACGAGGCTTCCTTCCGCTCCTTCTGGGCCCACCTGCGCGCGCTGCGCGACACCGAGGGCCTCACGGTGCTGCTCACCACCCACCGCGCCGACGAGGCTCAAATCTGTGATCGCCTGGCGGTCCTGGACGCCGGGCGGCTGGTGGCCATGGACACGCCCGCGGCCCTGGCGGCGCGGGTGGGCGGAGACATCCTCATCCTCGAGGGCCGGGAGCCCGAGGCGCTGGCGGCCGAGGTGCGCGGGCGCCTGGGGCTCGCGGCGCGCGTGGTGGAGGGGCACGTGCAGGTGGAGACCGAGCAGGGACATTCCCTGGTGCCCCGCCTGGTGGAGGCCTTTCCCGCGGGCCGGCTCGACGCGGTGTCGCTGCGCCGGCCCACGCTCGCGGATGTCTTCCTGCAACTCACTGGCCGCACCCTGGGGGCGGATCAGCCCACCGCCGAGCCCTCCACGAGGAAAAGCCGTCGATGA